ATTTATTGGTTTCACGGATTAAATTCAACTTAAAATACGTTATAGAAGAGAGTTGCCCACAAACCACCAGCTACTGCGATCGCAATTAGTAAGTTAGTGAAAAACGACCCTAATTCAGTATTGAAACCCAGCGCGTTTTCGTCATTACCACCAGTGAAAAATAACGACCAGGCTTGATTAGAGTTGATTGATTGGGAATTAGCGTTGAAATCTGGTCTGAAAACTACAGGACCAATTAATTCGGTTTTGGGATAATCAAAATCTGTTTGCATGAATTTCTCCAGTTGCTTTAAATCGTCGTGTATGTAAACAACTATAACGAATTATTAAGAAAAGTTACATAGGCTTTACAAAAAGATCGGTACGGAATACCGAACTAAAAATGGATTTATGCCTCCAGCACGCTGCGCGAACAGCCCTTTTTTGCTATAGTTTTTGTCTAAGTAAGTAGGTGGGAATAATTCAACATAAACTCGTAGGGGCGGGTTTGTAGGGGAGGTTGCACGGCAGACTTATGCCTACGGCAGGCTACGCCAATAGCAACCGTGCGGGTTTAGCAGATAGATGTGAATTTGACAGATTGATATCAAACAAAACCCGCCCTCTTCAGATTTATACGGTGTAACGGTTTCCGCTTATCCAAAACCCGCCCAAGTTCGGCTACGCTCACTTCTCGCCAACACAGTTTAATTATGCCGCTCTACTTAAGTCCCGTTATGTGTCTATATTGATACCCTTGACAGTAATCATCAACCAATGTGATTGTTAAGGCTGTCTCCCTTGGCTCAACCATAGTCACCTGAAGGATTTTGAGGTTTGATTATGTTATTTTCTGAAGAAAGTTAGGGGCGATCGTTATTTATTAATTCCCCATTAATTCCGCAAATCTACAGTTGTGCTTCAGTTACGCGATCTTTATAAATAGTAGTGATAGCTTTAGGGTCAATTATGGAGGATTAGAATATGGCAATGGTTGGTAATTTAGAAGATTTCTCAATCTCAGATCTATTCCATATGTTAGAACGGGGTAGCAAATCAGGTCAACTATCGCTTTGGGCACCAACTGGCATTTATCGAATTTGGTTTTATCAAGGAAGAGTTATCGGAGCAATTAGTCCCAAAAAAGAGCATAGTCTTAAATCTCTGATTGCTTCGCATCAAATAGGTAATCCCCGTTTAACATCCTACATTGAGAATATAGGTAAATTACGGGAGCCTCTAGGTACGCATTTGACCAAGCAAGGGCTAATTATGCCGAATATTATAGCCAAAGTATTTCGACAACAATTAGAAGTTAGCTTGTACAATTTATTTTCTCTATCATCAGGTCAATTTGCTTTCGTTCAAGAGTTGGCTTTACCTTATGAAGAAATGACAGGTATGAGCCGTGGTGCAGTCGATATTGCGATGGAAGGTTTAAGAAAATTAGAAGTAGTAAATCAGTCAGAGAAATTTCTACCTCAACCAGATAGCAGATTTATTAAACTGACAGAAGAATTACCTCTATTTCCTTTATGTCCTATCGAATGGAATGTTTGGGAAATGATAGTTCCCGAAAAATGTCTGAGGGATATTTCTAGCCACTTACGTGCAGATTTACTCGAAGTACGTCGAGCCGCTTCTAGATTAGTTAGAGTGGGTTTAGTTGAAGAAATATCCGCAGATTTTACACCTCCAGCTAAAGTGGCTACAAGTAATTTAGAAGACTATGACGCAGCCATTAAGACATTAGTAGATACCCCTAAAGAATCTCAACCCAAGGAAACAGTTAATACCAAGTTGCTCAGCCGATTAGTTTCGATATTGAAAAATGTGCATTAATCATCTGAAAAAAATCTGGCAATAAATCCAGGATGATTAAAAGCATTCAATCCCGAAATTTCACAGGTAATTTTGAGCTAAACTCCCTCTTTTTTTAAGTAAAAATACGGAGTGATTTTTGGAAAAAACTCTGCATAATTAATTTAGTAATCCTAACTTAAGTATGGATATTTCGTTAATCAAAAAGGTCGATCGCACCAGTTTTGATAATTAGATACCCAGACTTCAAACATATTAATGGGGAGATTAATTAGGGCTAATTTGAATTGTAGAACGGGAATTTGACCGGGTTTTCTTTTGATGTTCAAGGTGTTCTAAAAAGTTAGGATAGCAACTTACAGCTATTTTCACGTAAAGAGACTTGCTGCAATTTCACGCAGTCAACTCTGGAGGCACAAAAAGCAGCTTGACTAAGCTGTCACGTATTTTATTTTCCCTAAGTGCATGAAACTGGGGCAAGAATTCAGCCTTCAAAATACGTATTTTAAGTGCAGTATGTTCTTTGCTAATGAAAACGGCTGTAAACTTACAGTGGACAAACTTGATATAAATTTGGTTTGAGGAGAATTCAAGATCTTTTAACAACCAAAAATATATTTTCATCTTGAACTTGACTCAGCAGACAAGATAATGATGATGGGAATTTTTAAATATGCAAAATTTATTGAGAATTGTAGTTGCAGGTCCAGTAGGTGCTGGCAAAAGTACCTTTATCCGTACCATCAGTGAAATAGAAGTTGTCGATACCGATCGCAAAGCTACAGATGAAACTGCCGACATGAAAGCTAATACTACTGTAGCAATGGATTTTGGTCGCATTACCCTGGGAGATGATATGTGGCTGCAATTATATGGCACTCCAGGACAGTCTAGATTTGACTTTATGTGGGATTTACTAATTCGTAAAGCCCACGGCTATATTTTGCTAGTACCAGCCCACTTACCAGGACATATGCGCGCCGCCAGAAGTATTCGAGCCTTCATGCGTCAACGTACAGATGTCCCTATGATTATTGGGATTACTCATAGCGATCATCCTCACTCTTGGGATTTAGAAGATATCCAAATGGTTTTGGGTGATAACGAACAGAGTTGTCCTTATCTGAAATTAAACCCAAACGATCGCGTAGAAGTAGCACACTCTTTGCTGGCTCTAGTAGAACAATTAATGCCCACTGCTGTAGCAACTTAATCAGAACCTATTAAAGTTCCGTCATTCCACTCTAGAGTGTCTCCTGTTCGGTCCCCATTATGGTAAGCAGCTAGTAAGATATCGCTAGTTTTACCCCAAGCTATTTTGCCGGTGGTATCAATCCCAATGGCTCCGAAATCTCGCTGGCGTTGCTTAGCTTCAGTCAGCGATCGCTCAAATGCTGCCAGTAATGACATCCCATCGGTGACTCGGATCGCAATCCGCGCTGCCAGACACTCATCAATAATATCTTCTCCGATGCCCGTACAACTGACGGCAGCCTGTTCGTTGGCATAGTTTCCGGCTGGAGTTGCCGAATCGCTGACTCGACCGATCCGCTCAAAACCTTTACCACCAGTAGATGTAGCTGCTGCTAGCTGTCCTTGACTATCTAAAGCTACAACTCCAATGGTGCCTCTACCATCAGATGGGGCTACCACTCTAGCGGCGGTGTTAGTAAAATTACCTTGGCGCTCCTGAAGCCACTCTTGCAAGCGTAATTCAGTTAACGGGTTATAGCTAGGGATTTGCAATTCCCTCAATAGTTCCATCGCGCCATAGTCTGATAACACCCGATCTGGAGAACCTTGGAGAAATTTAGCGAGATCGATCGGGTGTTGGACTCGCGAGACGTTAATTACCCCACTAAAGCGCTGCGCCACTCCATCCATCAAAGCCGCACTCATCCGAATTTGCCCGTCTGACTGCAAAACAGAACCTGTACCAGCATTGAAGCGAGGATCGTCTTCTAGAAGCTGACACCCTTCAATAACAGCTTCTGTCGCCCTACATCCATCTACCAGCAATGGATATACGCGATTGATGACCTGAAACAGTGACTGGCGGACAGTTTGGATACCTCCCTTATCTTCCAGCGAACCACCAGCGCCACCGTGAATTATTAGTTTGGGTTTGACCATTATGTAGAACTTTTCCTTTTACCACCAAACTAATAAGATATAGCAAAAGTCAGAAGTCAGTCGTAGAGACGTAGCAGTGCTACGTCTGTACAGAAGTCAGAAGTTAAAACCAGTTGCTTCAATGGTTCCAGTCTTCTAGAGTGTCCTAACCTTGATGCATACTGCTATATCATCAGAAAATCTCGGTAGTTCTAGAAACTGGGTGACTCTGCCTACCGCAGATGGCGCTAACAATTATCTAACGATGGGTTCTGCTGTCCAACCCTTTCTGAGCAAAGCTAGGAATGTGGCATATCCTTTAGAAAAACCGACTGGATCTGGTAAAAAGTATTGGGGAAATTCTTCATAAGGACGCCACGGTTCTGAGGGTTTATGACGCAAGTGCAAAGCGCAATCCGTTGTCCCTTGAGGCTTCCAAATCATTTGACCTGTGGTTGATATTTGAGCCATAACTGTCTCCTAATAGTGACTAATGAGGATGAATCACTCCAGATTTTGACAGTTTGACTGTAAAAATCTGTAAATCTAGATACTAGACTATAGACATATACGTCAACTTGGTGTATATGTTACTCTAAATTAGCACAGCGATCGCTAAAACCACATTAGCTGAGTGGATAAATAGGTCGTATCTAAGGAAGTAAATCTTCCATAGCGGCTCCTACCACCCGATAGACAGGATCTGCTCTTAGTTGGATGAGTGCTTCTTTAGCTTCAGGTTCGTCGAAACGTGGGAGAGCGTAGGCGACTTTAACTCTAATTCGCTCAGACGGGGAGTTTTTTAAAGCTAAAAGTGGGCATAGAGCAGCCTGATGCTGACGAGATCCAGCTAGAGTACCTAAAGCATCGATAGCGGCTTCTTGCACGCTCATATCTTCTGCGGCTAAAGCACAAAGACAAACTTCTAATAATTCTTCAGCACACTCTAAATCTACTAAGGCACCTAAGATACTAACCCGCACTAACCAGTGTTCGTCTCGGATAAAGGTTTTTACCAAGTGAGAAGCTGAAATTTGACCGAATAGAGAGAGAGAATTGGCAGCTTGCGATCGCACATTAGGGGTATTATCAAATTTCATCAAGTCTAATAGGGCTGCAAACGAATCCGATGTCTGTTGTTTCCCTAACCCCATAGCCACAAAGGTTCGTACCAAAAATTCTTCATCCCGAATATGTTGCTTCAAGATGGGAACTGCCACTTCTGAAGGATAATCTTTGAGAGCCGCGATCGCTTTGAGACGGTATTGGAAATCTGGATTTAGCAGATTAGCTTGAATTTGATGGAGTTCCATAATCGGTCGAATATTCTCAATAAAACTTAATAATAAACACCATGTTAGAACACCGGATGTTGCTCTCTCACAACTTTAATGTTTATCCAGAAACGATTCCTCCTCTCAGCACCGAAGAGTTTGCTTTAACGTTCGTTGAAGGTTTGCGGGAATATACCAAAATTAAATGTCGCAAGGTAGATCATCCCCATTGGATGGCAGAAATTATCTTTAGCAGGGATGATTTTTCACCCCAGCAGGTAGGGGAATTGTGCGCTCAAGCACTGGTTAAAAAGCGCCAGGAACAGGGAGTAGAAACCGACGCGGAGACTGGAATTATGTATGAAATCCTGATTTTAGGTGGCGTTAAAACCACTCCCGCTACCAGTAATGCACCAGATGCTCTCCAACCTGGAAATTGGGGTGTAGATGTCGTGGAAACCGCCTCTGGAGCCGATTTTTTGCAGGTGATCGCTTGGGAAAACACTATTACCCAGCATCCTCCCGAAAATATCTTTAAAGTGGAACTAAAACCTAAAAATTAGCCATAAAACCGCTCTAGGTGCGATAAATGACTATGACTATATTTATAGTAGGGTGGGCATTGCCCACCCTACCAATGGTGTTTCTGCGTAATGGACTGATAAACTGTTAGTTACTGGCAAAAATCTGATTTTAAGAGCTAGGAAGACCGTTAGCAATTTTGCTATTGAGAATCAATTCTCCTTGGACTGGTAGATGCAAGCTGTTGATGGGTGCTGGTGGTAGGCTAGATTGTACGCGATGCATAACATTGGGAGTATAGACCGAACTCAGGAGTACATCTAGCAAATCCGCTTGTCTGGCTTGAGCGATCGCCCTATGGGTAACTAAATCTCCTACATTCAGAATAATCCGGTCTTGTTGGTCAAAAATAACCCGATTAACTGGTCTTCCCAAGGCGTACTTGATTCTGCGTTCTTCAATGGCTTGGGCTGTGCGTTCTGTATACTGAGTGAATTTCTCTTTCAGGTTCTCCCAGAAGGTATTGGCTTGTTCTTGGAGTTCTACCGCACCTTGTTGAAAGCGATCGCCTGTTTGTGCGAGACTTTGGTTAGCATTTTGGCGGAAGGCTAGATCGGGAGTTAATCCCACTGCATCTAGCAGTAGAGCCTGTTTACCGCTATTACGCACCCGATCAACCAGATTTTGGGTCACAATTTGTCCGCTAACGGCGATCGCAGACCCATTTTCTGACCAAATAGTTCGATGAACCCGCCGACCAATAGTTTGATCTAGCATTAAGTTAGCCAGTAAATTATCAGCCGCGCGACTCAGTTCGTTGGTGACGCTTCCACCTGCTGCGCGAAATAGTTGGTCAAGTGCCCCTTTTTCCTGAGCTAACTCTGTCATGTAAAAAGTGACTTGTTGTCCTTCTAGGGCGATTAGTTTACCATCAGGAGCCACCACATTGCGATCGACTATTTTGCCAATAATTAAAGCTTTTTGCTCGTTAGGCTCGACAATGGCATCAGTCAATCCGGCGGTGGTAGAACGGACGAATTGACTCAGTTTAGCGCCTGTGTAACCAGTGGTAGATTCCAGACGGTTAGTGACAATTGCCGCAATTTCTGCCAGCTTTTCGCTAGTTACATTAGTTGTTTCTAGAAGTTTCGCATTGGCTCCTACTGTTAGATCGCCCCCAGTAGCTCTATACAATCGATCTAGCGCATCAAATCGTTCTGCTAAGTCGGCTATAGCAGGGGTAATCAGGCTACCTTGCTCAGCAATGATGATGCCCTCAGAAGTAATCACTTCTTGCTTCGCAGTTTTACCGATTACTAACATTTTTTGAGCCTTGGGATCGACTAGGGTGTTAGTAATTGAAGTGGCTGCTATTCTGGCTGCGGCTTCCAATTTTTGACGGCTCAGAGCCGCAGTTCGCTGTAATCTTTGATTAGCTGTAGCTGCGGTTTCTTGTAACTTTTCACCAGCAGTTTCTGAGGCTGCTTGTAATTGTTCTCTAGTGGTTTGAGCCGCCGTTTCTAATTTCTGACCAGCTAGATCGGAAGTCTCTTGAATCTTGTCTCCAGCACTTTGAATTGCCCCTTTAATGCCGCCTGTTTGCTCTTCCATTAACTGGGCAGTCTCAACTGGAACGAAAGCCACGTCTTCGCCAATTTTCAGGGCTTGAGGAGCAGGAACAAAGGAACGACCAGAATAAGCATCGGCGAATAACCCACCTGATGCTTCATATCCTTCAACTCTACCGCTAGATTCGTCGAAGTAAAGATCGACCATTGTTCCCAAATCCCGACCATTAATGGTCATGATGCGAGTCCCTTTTAAAACATTATCAATTCTGATTAGTTCTTGGATTTTGGGAGTTTCGGAAGTGCTGAC
This genomic window from Merismopedia glauca CCAP 1448/3 contains:
- a CDS encoding DUF4388 domain-containing protein, giving the protein MAMVGNLEDFSISDLFHMLERGSKSGQLSLWAPTGIYRIWFYQGRVIGAISPKKEHSLKSLIASHQIGNPRLTSYIENIGKLREPLGTHLTKQGLIMPNIIAKVFRQQLEVSLYNLFSLSSGQFAFVQELALPYEEMTGMSRGAVDIAMEGLRKLEVVNQSEKFLPQPDSRFIKLTEELPLFPLCPIEWNVWEMIVPEKCLRDISSHLRADLLEVRRAASRLVRVGLVEEISADFTPPAKVATSNLEDYDAAIKTLVDTPKESQPKETVNTKLLSRLVSILKNVH
- a CDS encoding GTP-binding protein gives rise to the protein MQNLLRIVVAGPVGAGKSTFIRTISEIEVVDTDRKATDETADMKANTTVAMDFGRITLGDDMWLQLYGTPGQSRFDFMWDLLIRKAHGYILLVPAHLPGHMRAARSIRAFMRQRTDVPMIIGITHSDHPHSWDLEDIQMVLGDNEQSCPYLKLNPNDRVEVAHSLLALVEQLMPTAVAT
- a CDS encoding isoaspartyl peptidase/L-asparaginase, with product MVKPKLIIHGGAGGSLEDKGGIQTVRQSLFQVINRVYPLLVDGCRATEAVIEGCQLLEDDPRFNAGTGSVLQSDGQIRMSAALMDGVAQRFSGVINVSRVQHPIDLAKFLQGSPDRVLSDYGAMELLRELQIPSYNPLTELRLQEWLQERQGNFTNTAARVVAPSDGRGTIGVVALDSQGQLAAATSTGGKGFERIGRVSDSATPAGNYANEQAAVSCTGIGEDIIDECLAARIAIRVTDGMSLLAAFERSLTEAKQRQRDFGAIGIDTTGKIAWGKTSDILLAAYHNGDRTGDTLEWNDGTLIGSD
- a CDS encoding HEAT repeat domain-containing protein, which gives rise to MELHQIQANLLNPDFQYRLKAIAALKDYPSEVAVPILKQHIRDEEFLVRTFVAMGLGKQQTSDSFAALLDLMKFDNTPNVRSQAANSLSLFGQISASHLVKTFIRDEHWLVRVSILGALVDLECAEELLEVCLCALAAEDMSVQEAAIDALGTLAGSRQHQAALCPLLALKNSPSERIRVKVAYALPRFDEPEAKEALIQLRADPVYRVVGAAMEDLLP
- a CDS encoding DUF2656 domain-containing protein; its protein translation is MLEHRMLLSHNFNVYPETIPPLSTEEFALTFVEGLREYTKIKCRKVDHPHWMAEIIFSRDDFSPQQVGELCAQALVKKRQEQGVETDAETGIMYEILILGGVKTTPATSNAPDALQPGNWGVDVVETASGADFLQVIAWENTITQHPPENIFKVELKPKN
- a CDS encoding PRC-barrel domain-containing protein; the encoded protein is MLKGSDLIGRLVVSYDTGERITRIKDLIFDQDSNRLLGFLVDEGGLFHSAKVIPFESIQAIGMSAVVVPSRNNIVSTSETPKIQELIRIDNVLKGTRIMTINGRDLGTMVDLYFDESSGRVEGYEASGGLFADAYSGRSFVPAPQALKIGEDVAFVPVETAQLMEEQTGGIKGAIQSAGDKIQETSDLAGQKLETAAQTTREQLQAASETAGEKLQETAATANQRLQRTAALSRQKLEAAARIAATSITNTLVDPKAQKMLVIGKTAKQEVITSEGIIIAEQGSLITPAIADLAERFDALDRLYRATGGDLTVGANAKLLETTNVTSEKLAEIAAIVTNRLESTTGYTGAKLSQFVRSTTAGLTDAIVEPNEQKALIIGKIVDRNVVAPDGKLIALEGQQVTFYMTELAQEKGALDQLFRAAGGSVTNELSRAADNLLANLMLDQTIGRRVHRTIWSENGSAIAVSGQIVTQNLVDRVRNSGKQALLLDAVGLTPDLAFRQNANQSLAQTGDRFQQGAVELQEQANTFWENLKEKFTQYTERTAQAIEERRIKYALGRPVNRVIFDQQDRIILNVGDLVTHRAIAQARQADLLDVLLSSVYTPNVMHRVQSSLPPAPINSLHLPVQGELILNSKIANGLPSS